Genomic segment of Acinetobacter defluvii:
GCGTTGTTGCTGACCGCCACTTAACTCATCCACTCGTGAGAGTGCTTTGTGAAGTAGCCCAACGCGGTCAAGGCTGTGTAATCCAATAGATTGATCCTCCTTCGATAGAGGAAAAAGAGTACGAAGCGTCGAGTGATAACCTAGTCTACCCATTAGCACATTTTGCAAAACAGAAAGTCGACCAATTAATTGATGCTGCTGGAATATCATGCCAGTACGCCGACGATGCTCTTGCAATATTTTTTTGTCCAACAATGAACCTAACTTTGTAATGTTTATATTGCCGCTAGTGGGTTTTTGCATCAGGTTAAGACAACGGAGCATTGTTGATTTGCCTGCACCAGAGGCACCGAGCAACACTGAAAACTGTCCCTGTTGAAACGTGAGTGAAGTTGGATGCAACGCAATCATTTGTCCGTACTGGACGGTAATATTTTGAAGTTGAATCATTGCTGCCAGACCCTCGTTGTTGTAATCAATCTTTATTTTTGATTACGAAATCAGATAATGAGGTGAGCATAACGACTCAATGTTACAGTTTGATGTGTGCTGAGAAAACAGGAGGTTTTAACTTGGTAAACTATAGACACTCATCAGGAGTTTACCATGAGCAAGAAACAGAAGACTTACACCGCAGAATTTAAAGTTGAAGCAATAAAATTGATTGAAGCCAATCAAGGCAATGTATCGGAAACAGCCAGACAACTTGGCATTTCAATGCAAACTCTTTCAAATTGGAATAATAAAGCAAAGACTGGCACCTTAGCAGGCACTAAACAATATTCACCTGATCTAAATGCCTTACTCGAAGAAAATAAAAAGCTCAAACAACAGCTCAAAACAGCTGAAATGGAACGTGAATTTCTAAAAAAGGCAGCAGCGTACTTTGCGAAAGAAAGTCAGTAAGGTACGCCTATATGAAACAGCAAAGATATTTATTCCCGATTAGCTTTATGGCTAGATTACTTCACGTTTCAGTGTCACGATTTTATGATTGGCTAAAACGAGGCATGAATAAAAGATTGGTTCAGCGAAATCAACAGACAATTTTGGTCAAAATAGCTCATGAGGAAACTAAACAAAGCTATGGCTATATTCGATTAACTAAGCATTTACAAGCGCAAGGTATCAAAATCAGTACGTATGCTGTACGTCAAATAAAAAAGCTCAACCAGCTGTATTGTAAGCGTCATAAGCGTTTCAAAAGAACTACGAAGAGTGATCATAATCGAGCGATCTACGCAAATTTACTAGAGCAACAGTTTTCAATGACTAAGCCCAATCTTGCATGGTCAAGCGATATTACATACATTTGGACTGCTGAAGGTTGGTTATACTTGGCAGCAGTAAAAGACCTGTACACGAAACAAGTGGTTGGCTATAGCTTAAATGAGCGTATGACCGCACAACTTGTTTGCAATGCACTGACTATGGCGATTCGTAATCAAAAACCAACGAAAGGCTTAATTGTTCATTCGGACAGAGGCAGCCAATATTGCAGCCATGAATATCGAAAGATACTGGAAAAATGTGATTTTCAAGGTTCAATGAGCAAACGTGGGGACTGTTACGATAATGCACCGATTGAAAGTTTCTGGGGCATACTCAAGAATGAATTAGTGCATCATTGCAACTATAAAACCAGAGATGAAGCTAAAGCAGATATTACAAAATACATTGTGTTATTTTATAATCAGCGAAGAATTCAAAAGAGTTTGGATTTTAAAACGCCAAATCAAATAGCAGAGAACTTTTATCGGTTAGCTGCCTAGCATATCCCAAGTGAAAGTCTCCTGCTAATTCAGCACATATCACTGCCACCCAATTTGCCCAATTGTTCCGTGGTAATGGAAATACAATCCTGCTAGAGAGAAAGCACCACCCCAAACCAAAAAGAACAAACCAGAATTACCACCCATCAACACGTAGTTATAAATTAACGCTGTGAAACCCAC
This window contains:
- the phnC gene encoding phosphonate ABC transporter ATP-binding protein; protein product: MIQLQNITVQYGQMIALHPTSLTFQQGQFSVLLGASGAGKSTMLRCLNLMQKPTSGNINITKLGSLLDKKILQEHRRRTGMIFQQHQLIGRLSVLQNVLMGRLGYHSTLRTLFPLSKEDQSIGLHSLDRVGLLHKALSRVDELSGGQQQRVGIARALAQRPALVLADEPVASLDPAAANKVLALLHQICKEDGITAVVSLHQVDLAKRYADRIVGLAHGKVVFDAIPAALTQTHVTELYEQKA
- a CDS encoding IS3-like element ISAba21 family transposase (programmed frameshift), with the protein product MSKKQKTYTAEFKVEAIKLIEANQGNVSETARQLGISMQTLSNWNNKAKTGTLAGTKQYSPDLNALLEENKKLKQQLKTAEMEREFPKKGSSVLCERKSVRYAYMKQQRYLFPISFMARLLHVSVSRFYDWLKRGMNKRLVQRNQQTILVKIAHEETKQSYGYIRLTKHLQAQGIKISTYAVRQIKKLNQLYCKRHKRFKRTTKSDHNRAIYANLLEQQFSMTKPNLAWSSDITYIWTAEGWLYLAAVKDLYTKQVVGYSLNERMTAQLVCNALTMAIRNQKPTKGLIVHSDRGSQYCSHEYRKILEKCDFQGSMSKRGDCYDNAPIESFWGILKNELVHHCNYKTRDEAKADITKYIVLFYNQRRIQKSLDFKTPNQIAENFYRLAA